The stretch of DNA CAATGGGGATGAGAAAAGTAAAGTGACAACAAGTAGTGAGCAGGATTTCATTTCGACCATCTTCCTACGCTTTGACGAATAGCCAATAACGCCTACTGAAATGATCAAAGAGACTGCAGAAGAGTTCGAGCCAAATTTTCGTTGTGTGAGATAGCAGTAATCAAGCACTACACCTCTTGACCCGTAGGCCGTCATGCTCTCAACAAACCTTTTCTACAGTTCGATGATCTCTTATTGCCTCTCCCACTGCTTCCGATTGCAGCTTCCGATTGTGTTTTCCTGCTTGTGTGGCTACCCGGACTGAGGGTGTTTAATAGGCAGCCTTAATTTCTTTCTAGACTATCCGGCCTTTTATGGGGAAGTAAGTAATATTGAGATGCGGAAAGTAGTCATGACAGGCGTTACCTCTGGTCTAGGAGTTGAGTGGCTGTATGAACTAGACCGGACTTTGGAGGCTGAATTTTTCCTTCTAGCGAGGAGCGAAAACAAATTCCATGAGCTAATCTCGAATCGGCCCCTAGCGAATGAATTTCACTTGATCCGGTGTGATTTTGCATCGTTCGAAGATATTGATCTGGCAGCCAAGATGATCGAAGAGACTACGGACTCTGTAGATATTTTGATCAATAACGCTGGCGTATGGGCACCTGAAACGATGCATAGAACTGTTGACGGCGTAGAGTTGACCTTCGCCGTTAACCACCTGGCTCCCTATATTCTTACGGGAAAATTGATTCTCCTGCTCAACAAGCAAAGAGGTGCAAGGATCATAAACACCGCTTCGTTCAGGCATAAGGATGCTGAAATCGATAAGGAGGATATACAAGCGGAGAAGGAATACGATGCGGAGCAGTCTTACTGTAACAGTAAGCTTTTCTCTGTCTTGTTTACCAGAAGCCTATCAAGATTATTGGATAATGGTAAGGTAACGGCAAACTGCTTTGATCCGGGAATAGTGGATACGCCAATGTTCTTCCAAGGGTTTCCCAAGTCAGTGAAGTTCTTGTATCCGGTAGTCCGAAAGATTATCTCAAGAACTCCATTGAAGGGCGCCGAGACCGGGGTTTTTCTCTCTACTTCCTCAAGCGTTGAGAGTAAGTCCGGGCGATATTATAAGAACTGTAAGGAAACCAAAAGTAGTAGGCTG from Verrucomicrobiota bacterium encodes:
- a CDS encoding SDR family NAD(P)-dependent oxidoreductase gives rise to the protein MRKVVMTGVTSGLGVEWLYELDRTLEAEFFLLARSENKFHELISNRPLANEFHLIRCDFASFEDIDLAAKMIEETTDSVDILINNAGVWAPETMHRTVDGVELTFAVNHLAPYILTGKLILLLNKQRGARIINTASFRHKDAEIDKEDIQAEKEYDAEQSYCNSKLFSVLFTRSLSRLLDNGKVTANCFDPGIVDTPMFFQGFPKSVKFLYPVVRKIISRTPLKGAETGVFLSTSSSVESKSGRYYKNCKETKSSRLSNDPDMAKWLWTESEKLTGFCYPKL